The nucleotide sequence CGCGGCGTCGAGGAAGGCGCGGGCCTGGTCGGGAGACAGGGGCCGTATCTCTTTCTTGGTGGGCCTCGGCGCCTTTATGGCCTCGGACGCGTTGCGGGGTATCAGCTCGTCCCTCACGGCCTGCTTGAGCGCCTTGTGGAGCGTGACGTGGATGTACTGGACGGTGCGGGGCGAGAGTCCGGCGCCCAGCTTCTCCCGGTAGAGGCCCCGGACATGCGCCGGAGCGAGGGTCTTCAGTTTGATCCGCCCCAGCGTGGGCTTGATGTGCACCCGGACTATGGACTCGTACCGCTCGTAGGTGCGCTGCCTCACCGTGTCCCGCACGGAGTCCGAAAGCCAGCGATCCAGGTACTCGCCGACGGTCAGCTTCCCGGCGTCGTACACGATGCCGCCATTGCGGTCCGCTATCGCCTTCGCCAGCTTCTCCGCCACCTCCCTGCGCGTCTTGCCGTACAGCGTCTTCCGCTTGCGCCCCTCGGCCGTGTACACGGTGTACTCGGCGCGCCAGGTGCCGTTCTTGCGACGGCTGATGCTGCCCTCGCCGTTGCCGCGTTTACCCATCTTCTCCTTCCCTTCCGGTCCCGGCGACGAGCGTCGCCACTTACAACACCTCTCAACATCCGGGTGCCTTTATCCTGCTTGGATCCACCTCCCCAACCATGAGCCTGCCGTCCGACGATCTTTGATCGCTGCGTAGACAATGTCAATGATCCACCTGTTACGAGGTAGGGATCCTCCCCGACGGGTCTACTTCCGCCTGGCTTCCGGATAGCGTTGCTCTTCGAGCCAGCGATCGAGCTCCCTGCGGCTCACCCGGACGCTGCGCCCGATCCTCACCGATGGGATCTGCCCCGAGCCGACCAGCTCGTACGCCCGGCTGCGCGCGATCTGCAGGACCTCCGCCACCTCCGGTACCTTCAGCCACTCTCGCTCCCTGTTCACCCACACTCCCCTCTTCTGTCCTGTTCCCTACTGTAGTACAAATACACATTTGCGGTCAAGGCCAGGATCGTCTACAGTACCCTCGAATACGCCTTCGGGGAGGGACATAAGCGATGCGAGAGAACCTGGAGAAGAGGTTGGAGATCCTGGGCTACCTGGCCCGCAGGGCCGCCAGGGGCGAGGGGGCGCCGAGCGTGAAGGAGGTGGGGGAGGCCGTGGGCTTGAGGAGCACACAGACCGCCCACAAGCATCTCAAGAAGCTCGAAGAGGCCGGTTACGTCGAGCGGGAGGTCGGGAAGGCCCGGGGCCTGAGGCTCACCCCTACAGGCTGGGAGGTGGCGGGGAGGACGCCTCTATTGGGCCGGATCGCCGCCGGGCGCGGGTTCGAGGCCATCGTGGACGAGAGCACAACCTTCTCTCTGCCCGCGGAACTCCTCTACTCCCCCTCAGGCAGGGAACGCTACTCGCTGCGGGTGGTCGGGCAGAGCATGACCGGAGCCGGCATCGAGGACGGAGACCTTCTGGTCGTCGAGGAGGACGAGGACCCGCCCGACGGGGCGGTAGTGGTGGCGCTGCTTCGGGGAGGCGAGGAGGTCACCGTCAAGAGGCTCTACCGGGAGGGTGAGTACCTGCGGCTAAAGCCCGAGAACGGCGAGCACGAGGACATCGTCGTGCCCGATGAGGAGACGATCATCCAGGGACGGGTCGTCTACGTGATACACCCGCCCAGGAGACGCCATTAGGAGGGCGTCGTGAGGCCGCTGGAGCGCGTGCTGGAGGTCCTGGAGGTAGACAGGGGTCCCGACCATCGAGGCGAGTACCTGGCCTTCTGCCCGGCCCACGACGACAGGAACACCCCCAACCTGCGCGTCGAGGAGGCAGAGGACGGCCGCGTCCTGCTCCACTGCTTTGCCGGCTGCTCGCAGGACGAAGTGCTGTCG is from Rubrobacter calidifluminis and encodes:
- the lexA gene encoding transcriptional repressor LexA produces the protein MRENLEKRLEILGYLARRAARGEGAPSVKEVGEAVGLRSTQTAHKHLKKLEEAGYVEREVGKARGLRLTPTGWEVAGRTPLLGRIAAGRGFEAIVDESTTFSLPAELLYSPSGRERYSLRVVGQSMTGAGIEDGDLLVVEEDEDPPDGAVVVALLRGGEEVTVKRLYREGEYLRLKPENGEHEDIVVPDEETIIQGRVVYVIHPPRRRH
- a CDS encoding helix-turn-helix domain-containing protein, with product MNREREWLKVPEVAEVLQIARSRAYELVGSGQIPSVRIGRSVRVSRRELDRWLEEQRYPEARRK